From the genome of Maribacter algicola, one region includes:
- a CDS encoding DsrE family protein, which translates to MIFGTQCLNAQNKSSGPIITDFGQVWKIENQDYTLDTSKTFKAVFDIMTSPDDLNQVNPSIETAARFLNMHGQNGIPLEQLKVALVVHNKASKDVISSDAYQKKFGTKNPNEALLKALMAANADVIFCGQSSVSRGVPKEELIDGVQLSLSAMTALIQLQDDNYRLIKF; encoded by the coding sequence ATGATTTTCGGAACACAATGCTTAAATGCCCAAAATAAAAGTAGCGGGCCTATTATAACCGACTTTGGGCAGGTCTGGAAAATAGAGAATCAAGACTATACATTGGATACCTCCAAAACCTTTAAAGCCGTGTTCGACATCATGACCTCGCCCGATGATTTGAACCAAGTGAACCCCTCTATAGAAACCGCCGCCCGTTTTTTGAACATGCACGGGCAGAACGGAATTCCCTTGGAGCAATTGAAGGTGGCCTTGGTCGTTCACAATAAAGCTTCCAAGGATGTTATTTCATCAGACGCATATCAGAAGAAATTCGGAACCAAAAATCCCAACGAAGCTTTGTTAAAAGCACTAATGGCCGCCAATGCGGATGTCATTTTCTGTGGACAATCTTCCGTATCCAGGGGGGTCCCAAAAGAAGAATTAATTGACGGTGTGCAACTGTCCTTAAGCGCCATGACCGCATTGATTCAATTGCAGGACGATAATTATAGGCTGATCAAATTTTAA
- a CDS encoding aminotransferase class III-fold pyridoxal phosphate-dependent enzyme yields MEEWQKSMAKVLQHHFDISKPSISGMEGYESQNFKIVSQDNSYVLKVYEATPSNKAEIDGESNILMQLQELHRYDFPLPLKSKNGTYWIEEDDTLYRLLTYVEGEFLGDISHSATLAYELGAFLAEMDTITIPMYDAPTMAKQTPWDLRHFYKNEKLITYIPDPKHRSLVEYFFLQFKENVIPQQGRLRMGIVHNDANEWNVLTRNNSISGIIDFGDMCYTWSINELAVALTYYMMEKEHPMEYAVALIKGYHSIRPLETIELDVLYYLISARLCTSVCNSAYAKKQNPNSEYIIVSEKPAWKLLHRWLTIHPIAANNAFRKATGFPPIPTNTLEKQLELRKNFISSSLSLSYKEPIHMVRSAFQYMYDAKGNTILDAYNNIMLVGHCHPKVVEAGQRTFARLNTNTRYVYNELQSYSEKLLSKFPDSLNKIFFVNSGSAASDLAIRLAQTHTQKNKIMVMEHGYHGNTRMGVDISHYKYQHQGGAGKKEYILEAPMPKIFGSGFDTEADACTHFVVKTQSEIEKYRSEIGAFIAEPIIGCGGQVPLPKDYLRHIYPKIRAQGGVCISDEVQVGFGRLGKYFWGFQMYDVIPDIVILGKPMGNGHPIGAVITTREIAQSFENGLEFFSSFGGNPVSCAIGEAVLDVIQEEQLDGQAQQTGSYLKGLLADLGKRFPELSDVRGEGLFLGVEITDENNQPDKKRAHYLKNGLRNSNILIGTDGPEDNVLKIKPPLYFNRDNCNMLISHMEMLLRKK; encoded by the coding sequence ATGGAGGAATGGCAAAAATCGATGGCAAAGGTTCTTCAACATCATTTTGATATTTCCAAACCATCTATATCCGGCATGGAAGGATATGAAAGCCAAAATTTTAAAATTGTATCGCAAGACAATTCTTATGTCCTGAAAGTGTACGAAGCTACCCCCTCCAATAAAGCTGAAATCGATGGGGAATCGAACATTTTGATGCAGCTCCAAGAATTGCATCGATACGATTTTCCTTTGCCCCTAAAATCGAAAAATGGAACCTATTGGATAGAAGAAGATGATACCCTATACCGATTGCTGACATATGTTGAGGGTGAATTTTTAGGCGACATTTCCCATAGTGCAACCTTGGCCTATGAATTGGGTGCTTTTTTGGCGGAAATGGACACCATAACCATCCCTATGTACGACGCCCCTACCATGGCAAAGCAAACGCCTTGGGATCTTCGGCATTTCTACAAAAATGAAAAGCTCATAACATATATTCCCGACCCCAAGCATCGGAGTTTGGTGGAATATTTCTTTTTACAGTTTAAAGAAAATGTAATTCCGCAGCAAGGGCGATTACGAATGGGAATCGTTCATAACGATGCGAATGAATGGAACGTGTTGACCAGAAACAATTCCATATCGGGCATTATAGACTTTGGGGATATGTGCTACACTTGGAGCATTAATGAACTGGCTGTGGCACTCACCTACTACATGATGGAAAAGGAACATCCCATGGAGTATGCCGTCGCGCTTATTAAAGGCTACCACTCCATTAGGCCGCTTGAAACAATAGAGTTGGACGTTCTTTATTATTTGATATCCGCCCGTTTGTGCACCAGTGTCTGCAATTCGGCCTATGCCAAAAAGCAAAATCCCAATTCAGAATACATAATCGTCAGCGAGAAACCGGCTTGGAAACTATTGCACCGTTGGCTCACCATACATCCAATAGCTGCGAACAATGCCTTTAGAAAGGCTACCGGTTTTCCACCAATACCAACGAACACCTTAGAAAAGCAGCTGGAACTTAGAAAAAATTTCATAAGCAGTTCCTTGTCGCTAAGTTACAAGGAACCCATACATATGGTGCGATCGGCGTTCCAGTATATGTACGATGCCAAAGGAAACACAATTTTGGATGCCTATAACAATATCATGCTGGTGGGGCACTGTCACCCAAAAGTTGTAGAGGCCGGACAGCGCACATTCGCCAGGCTGAACACCAACACCCGCTATGTATATAACGAGCTACAGTCCTATAGCGAGAAATTGTTGTCGAAATTCCCTGATTCCCTGAACAAGATCTTTTTTGTGAATTCTGGAAGTGCCGCAAGCGATCTGGCCATACGCTTGGCCCAAACACATACCCAAAAAAACAAGATCATGGTCATGGAACATGGATACCATGGCAATACTCGCATGGGTGTAGATATCAGCCATTATAAATACCAACACCAAGGAGGCGCGGGAAAAAAGGAATATATCCTGGAAGCGCCCATGCCCAAGATTTTTGGTTCTGGTTTTGATACCGAAGCAGATGCCTGCACACATTTTGTTGTGAAAACACAGTCAGAAATAGAAAAATATAGATCGGAAATTGGTGCGTTCATTGCGGAACCTATTATTGGGTGCGGAGGGCAGGTACCGCTACCCAAAGACTACCTAAGGCACATCTATCCAAAAATACGTGCGCAGGGTGGGGTATGCATTAGCGATGAAGTCCAGGTAGGCTTCGGAAGGCTAGGCAAGTACTTTTGGGGCTTTCAGATGTACGATGTCATTCCCGATATTGTGATTTTAGGAAAACCCATGGGGAATGGGCATCCCATAGGCGCAGTCATCACCACTCGTGAAATTGCCCAAAGCTTTGAAAACGGATTGGAATTTTTTAGTTCATTTGGGGGCAATCCTGTATCCTGTGCAATTGGAGAGGCCGTATTGGATGTCATCCAGGAAGAGCAATTGGATGGGCAAGCCCAACAAACAGGATCTTATTTAAAAGGTCTTTTGGCAGATTTAGGCAAACGGTTTCCAGAGCTGTCCGATGTGCGGGGCGAAGGTCTGTTCCTAGGAGTGGAAATTACAGACGAAAACAACCAGCCTGATAAGAAACGTGCCCATTATCTAAAAAATGGATTGAGAAATAGCAATATACTCATTGGAACGGATGGCCCAGAGGATAATGTATTGAAGATAAAGCCTCCTTTATATTTTAACAGGGATAATTGCAATATGCTCATAAGCCATATGGAAATGCTTTTACGGAAAAAATAA
- a CDS encoding OmpA family protein, which translates to MKKIVLGCLGVTLLLSSCVSQKKYADLEAKQKETQDLLNSATVKLNDCLEEKATASSRLQTLEDQNAFLKANNQELINNMGNLTTLTTKGAENLEKSLESLKEKDLTIRKLNDAITRRDSVNLSLVQSLKGVLGNLDDEDIEISVEKGVVFVSISDKLLFSSGSYNVTNRAKEVLGKVAKVVNNKPDFEFMVEGHTDDVPYRSGVLLDNWDLSVKRATAVVRILQNDFGVDPKRMTAAGRAEYVPVSQTEKSKNRRTRIVVLPKIDQFYSMIEEGMKDPAINGGR; encoded by the coding sequence ATGAAAAAAATCGTTTTAGGCTGTCTTGGAGTAACGCTATTATTGTCTTCCTGTGTTTCACAGAAGAAATATGCCGATCTTGAGGCGAAACAAAAAGAGACCCAAGATTTATTGAATTCAGCAACCGTGAAGTTGAACGATTGTTTGGAAGAAAAGGCCACTGCCTCATCAAGGCTTCAAACCTTGGAAGATCAAAATGCCTTTTTGAAAGCCAATAATCAGGAGTTGATCAATAACATGGGCAACCTAACGACCTTGACCACCAAAGGTGCCGAGAATTTAGAGAAATCCTTAGAGAGTTTAAAAGAGAAAGACCTAACAATCCGTAAGCTGAACGATGCCATTACCAGAAGGGACTCAGTAAACCTTTCCTTGGTACAGAGCTTAAAAGGAGTTTTGGGCAATTTGGATGACGAGGATATTGAAATCAGCGTAGAAAAAGGTGTTGTTTTCGTATCTATTTCCGATAAACTATTATTCAGCAGCGGAAGCTACAACGTAACCAATAGAGCTAAGGAAGTTCTTGGGAAAGTAGCCAAAGTAGTTAACAACAAGCCTGATTTTGAGTTTATGGTAGAAGGCCATACCGATGATGTACCTTACAGAAGTGGCGTCTTGTTGGACAACTGGGACCTAAGTGTGAAAAGAGCTACTGCGGTAGTTAGAATACTGCAAAACGATTTTGGTGTTGATCCCAAACGTATGACCGCTGCGGGTAGGGCTGAATACGTTCCTGTTTCCCAAACTGAGAAATCCAAGAACAGAAGAACAAGAATCGTTGTGCTTCCAAAAATCGATCAGTTCTATAGCATGATCGAAGAGGGAATGAAAGATCCTGCTATCAATGGTGGAAGATAA
- a CDS encoding glycosyltransferase family 2 protein, with the protein MKIAIVILNWNGEVLLERYLPSVVKYSEGLADIYVADNASTDGSVEFLKQHYPNIQIVQNSANGGFAKGYNDALRKVQADIYCLLNSDVEVSKDWLTPVIEFFIERSDAAIVQPKILDLLKRDYFEYAGAAGGFIDQLGYPFCRGRIFQSLEKDQGQYDDVREIFWATGACMFVRSKVYWKLEGFDPDYFAHQEEVDFCWRAKNQGYKVFYLGASKVYHLGGSTLSNMNPRKTYLNFRNSLFSITKNLPRRKALCIIAVRLLLDGIAAMRFVIQFRFKHCWAILRAHLSFYRKFRGMYKKREKAKFILKYYIVKSIVWSYFVNGIKNFNILVKD; encoded by the coding sequence TTGAAGATTGCCATTGTAATACTTAATTGGAACGGGGAGGTGCTCCTGGAACGCTATTTGCCATCGGTCGTAAAATATTCCGAAGGACTTGCGGATATTTATGTTGCCGATAATGCGTCTACTGACGGTTCCGTCGAATTTCTAAAACAGCATTATCCAAACATCCAAATAGTTCAAAACAGTGCGAACGGTGGATTCGCCAAAGGCTATAACGATGCATTAAGAAAAGTACAGGCCGATATCTACTGTCTATTGAATTCCGATGTAGAGGTCTCAAAAGACTGGCTTACGCCCGTTATCGAATTTTTCATTGAACGTTCCGATGCCGCCATTGTCCAACCAAAAATATTGGATCTATTAAAAAGGGATTATTTTGAGTATGCGGGAGCGGCCGGAGGATTCATAGACCAATTGGGATATCCGTTTTGTAGGGGAAGGATCTTCCAAAGTCTTGAAAAAGACCAAGGGCAGTACGATGATGTGAGAGAAATTTTTTGGGCCACAGGTGCCTGTATGTTTGTACGTTCCAAGGTATATTGGAAATTGGAAGGCTTTGACCCCGATTACTTTGCGCATCAGGAAGAGGTTGATTTTTGCTGGAGGGCCAAAAACCAAGGATACAAGGTGTTTTATTTGGGTGCTTCCAAGGTGTACCATCTTGGTGGATCTACATTGAGCAATATGAACCCAAGAAAAACCTATCTTAACTTTAGGAATTCACTTTTTTCAATAACAAAAAATCTTCCAAGAAGAAAGGCACTATGTATTATTGCCGTTCGGTTGTTATTGGATGGCATTGCTGCAATGCGCTTTGTCATTCAATTCAGATTCAAGCATTGTTGGGCCATATTACGGGCACATCTAAGTTTTTATCGTAAGTTTAGGGGTATGTACAAAAAGCGTGAAAAAGCTAAATTCATATTAAAATATTATATTGTTAAATCCATAGTATGGTCTTACTTCGTAAATGGAATAAAGAATTTTAACATTTTAGTAAAAGATTAA
- the holA gene encoding DNA polymerase III subunit delta, with protein sequence MDEALQIVNDIKQGNIKPIYFLFGEEAYFIDKIASYIADKVLTEEEKGFNQMVLYGRDVSVEDIVGNAKRFPMMAERQVVIVKEAQHLSRTIENLSPYAQNPQMSTVLVFCYKYKKLDKRKTLYKLIKKNGVVFESNKLYENQVSEWLRKTLVSGGYSISHKAAIMLVEYLGTDLGRIHNELEKLKLAIPQKKEITPDDIEQYIGISKDYNNFELKKAIGERNILKATKIVNYFAQNPKDNPFVLTITLLHSFFAQLLQYHGLNDHSPKNVASVLKINPYFVGEYQTAAKNFPMKRVSQIIGCLRELDLKGKGVNASNIDQADLLKELLYKIL encoded by the coding sequence ATGGACGAAGCACTACAAATCGTAAATGACATAAAGCAAGGAAATATAAAACCCATCTATTTCCTATTTGGGGAGGAAGCCTACTTTATTGACAAGATAGCATCCTATATAGCTGACAAGGTCTTAACGGAAGAGGAAAAGGGTTTCAACCAAATGGTCTTGTACGGAAGGGACGTTTCCGTAGAGGATATCGTTGGAAATGCAAAGCGGTTCCCCATGATGGCCGAAAGACAAGTCGTCATTGTCAAAGAGGCCCAGCATTTGTCCAGAACCATCGAAAATCTGAGCCCCTATGCCCAAAATCCCCAAATGAGCACGGTGCTGGTTTTCTGCTATAAATACAAGAAACTCGACAAAAGAAAAACCCTTTATAAGCTCATAAAGAAGAACGGCGTCGTCTTTGAGAGCAACAAACTTTATGAGAACCAAGTTTCTGAATGGTTGCGAAAAACCTTGGTTTCCGGTGGTTACTCCATTTCCCATAAGGCCGCCATTATGTTGGTTGAATATTTGGGCACGGATTTGGGAAGAATACACAATGAACTGGAAAAGCTAAAATTGGCCATTCCCCAAAAAAAAGAAATTACACCGGACGATATTGAACAATACATTGGAATAAGCAAGGATTACAACAATTTTGAACTAAAAAAGGCCATTGGTGAACGCAACATATTGAAGGCGACCAAAATTGTGAATTACTTTGCGCAGAATCCCAAGGACAATCCCTTTGTGCTTACCATAACGCTATTACATAGCTTTTTTGCACAATTATTGCAATACCATGGTCTAAATGACCACTCGCCCAAAAACGTGGCCAGTGTACTAAAAATCAATCCCTATTTTGTGGGTGAATATCAAACGGCGGCAAAAAACTTCCCCATGAAAAGGGTGAGCCAGATCATAGGTTGCCTGCGGGAGCTGGACCTTAAGGGAAAGGGTGTGAATGCTTCAAATATTGACCAAGCGGACCTCTTAAAGGAACTTTTGTATAAGATTCTTTGA
- a CDS encoding type I restriction enzyme HsdR N-terminal domain-containing protein, with protein sequence MQPLNFPKYDFRFKSSQNSALIFDMVRKKFVVLTPEEWVRQHVLTFLTLEKKYPLSHINVEKQIIYNGLRKRYDIVIFNPNGTIHLLVECKAPHINISQTTFDQIAQYNFKLNASYLMVTNGLEHYMCQMNFQEEKYKFLKEIPEFSR encoded by the coding sequence ATGCAGCCGCTTAACTTTCCCAAGTATGACTTTAGGTTCAAAAGTAGTCAAAATTCGGCCCTTATTTTTGACATGGTCCGCAAAAAGTTTGTGGTGCTCACACCTGAAGAATGGGTTAGGCAGCATGTACTTACGTTTCTAACCCTGGAAAAAAAATATCCGCTAAGCCATATAAACGTTGAAAAACAGATCATCTATAACGGATTAAGGAAAAGGTATGATATCGTCATCTTTAACCCTAACGGAACCATCCATTTATTGGTCGAGTGTAAGGCGCCACATATCAACATTTCCCAAACCACCTTTGATCAAATTGCCCAATATAATTTTAAGCTAAATGCCTCCTATTTGATGGTTACCAATGGATTGGAACATTACATGTGCCAAATGAATTTCCAGGAGGAAAAATATAAGTTTTTAAAGGAGATTCCTGAATTTAGCCGTTAA
- a CDS encoding ATP-dependent helicase gives MSSFIDELNDAQKAPVLHKDGPLMVIAGAGSGKTRVLTYRIAHLMGQGVDAFNILALTFTNKAAREMKKRISEIVGVSETKNLWMGTFHSVFAKLLRYDGDKLGFPSNFTIYDTQDSQRLIASIIKEMGLDKDIYKYKQVQNRISSFKNSLITVKAYFNNPELMEADAMAKRPRIGDIYQNYVDRCFKAGAMDFDDLLLRTNELLTRFPDVLLKYQDRFRYILVDEYQDTNHSQYLIVRALADRFQNICVVGDDAQSIYSFRGANISNILNFQRDYDNVGMYRLEQNYRSTKNIVNAANSIIAKNKNQLEKNVWTANDDGAAIKIHRSITDAEEGRFVANSIWDHKMQNQMSNGEFAVLYRTNSQSRAIEDALRKRDIPYRIYGGLSFYQRKEIKDVLSYLRLVINQKDEEALKRVINFPARGIGQTTIDKLVVAANHYGRSMFEVMENISKIDLKINSGTKRKLEDFVTMVKSFQIMNEGTDAFTLAEHVAKKTGLLLEFKKDGTPEGIARMENIEELLNGIKDFVEGQKEIADATGGLSEFLEDVALATDLDNDTGDDDRVALMTIHLAKGLEFPYVYIVGMEEDLFPSGMSMNTRSELEEERRLFYVALTRAEKQAYLTYTQNRYRWGKLIDAEPSRFLEEIDEQYVENLTPLDGGYRYKSMIDADIFGEVDKSRLRQTKPVSGTPPGIDRPNISQLKKLRKIKPELSQPVGNTNRIDPGLEEGVLVNHSRFGRGKVLKIEGVGNDRKAEIKFDQGDVKKLLLRFAKLEVL, from the coding sequence TTGAGTTCTTTTATAGATGAATTGAATGATGCCCAAAAAGCCCCTGTTTTGCACAAGGATGGGCCTCTAATGGTGATTGCCGGTGCAGGTTCCGGAAAGACAAGGGTGCTTACCTATCGCATAGCCCATTTAATGGGGCAGGGTGTGGATGCCTTCAATATCCTGGCCCTGACCTTTACCAACAAGGCGGCAAGAGAAATGAAAAAGCGGATTTCCGAAATTGTAGGGGTATCGGAAACCAAAAACCTTTGGATGGGTACCTTTCACTCAGTATTTGCCAAATTATTGCGGTACGATGGGGACAAACTTGGTTTTCCCAGTAATTTCACGATTTATGATACCCAGGACTCGCAACGCTTGATCGCCTCCATTATCAAAGAAATGGGGTTGGATAAGGACATCTACAAGTACAAACAGGTTCAAAACCGAATCTCCTCCTTTAAGAACAGCCTCATTACCGTAAAGGCCTATTTCAATAATCCTGAACTTATGGAGGCCGATGCCATGGCCAAGCGGCCGAGAATCGGGGATATTTACCAGAATTATGTAGACCGATGTTTTAAGGCCGGGGCGATGGATTTTGACGACCTGCTTTTAAGGACCAACGAATTGCTGACCCGTTTTCCCGATGTACTCTTAAAATATCAAGACCGCTTCCGGTATATTTTGGTAGACGAGTATCAGGATACCAACCATTCACAATACTTGATCGTGCGGGCCCTGGCAGATCGTTTTCAGAATATTTGTGTAGTGGGTGACGATGCCCAAAGTATTTATTCCTTTAGGGGCGCCAACATCAGTAATATCCTCAATTTCCAAAGGGATTATGACAATGTGGGCATGTACCGATTGGAGCAGAATTATCGGTCCACAAAAAATATCGTGAATGCTGCCAATTCCATCATTGCCAAGAACAAAAATCAACTGGAGAAAAACGTCTGGACGGCCAACGACGATGGTGCGGCCATAAAAATACATAGAAGCATTACCGATGCGGAGGAGGGTCGCTTTGTGGCCAATTCCATTTGGGACCATAAAATGCAGAACCAAATGTCCAATGGGGAATTTGCCGTTTTGTACCGTACCAACTCCCAATCCCGGGCCATTGAGGATGCCTTGCGTAAAAGAGATATTCCGTATAGGATCTACGGCGGACTATCCTTTTATCAACGCAAGGAAATCAAGGACGTTTTGTCCTATCTCAGGTTGGTCATCAACCAAAAGGACGAGGAAGCCTTAAAACGGGTCATCAATTTTCCGGCGCGTGGCATAGGACAAACAACTATTGATAAGTTGGTGGTTGCTGCAAATCATTACGGGCGTTCCATGTTCGAGGTCATGGAGAACATTTCCAAAATAGACTTGAAAATAAATTCTGGTACTAAAAGGAAATTGGAGGATTTTGTTACCATGGTCAAAAGCTTTCAAATCATGAACGAGGGGACCGATGCCTTTACCTTGGCTGAGCATGTAGCCAAGAAGACCGGACTCTTACTGGAATTTAAAAAGGACGGTACCCCAGAAGGTATTGCCCGTATGGAAAATATAGAGGAGTTGCTCAACGGTATCAAGGACTTTGTGGAAGGGCAAAAGGAAATTGCGGATGCGACCGGAGGGCTGAGCGAATTTTTAGAGGACGTGGCCTTGGCGACGGATTTGGATAACGATACGGGCGATGACGACCGTGTTGCCCTCATGACCATTCACCTTGCCAAAGGGCTGGAGTTTCCATATGTATATATCGTAGGGATGGAGGAGGATCTTTTCCCTTCAGGGATGAGCATGAATACGAGAAGTGAGTTGGAGGAGGAGCGAAGGCTTTTTTATGTGGCCTTGACCCGTGCCGAAAAACAGGCGTACTTGACCTATACACAAAACCGATATCGATGGGGAAAATTGATAGATGCGGAACCTAGCCGATTTTTGGAGGAAATCGATGAGCAGTATGTAGAGAACCTAACTCCTTTGGATGGTGGATATCGATACAAGTCCATGATCGATGCCGACATATTTGGCGAGGTGGACAAAAGTAGATTACGACAAACGAAGCCTGTAAGCGGAACTCCTCCCGGTATAGATCGACCGAACATAAGCCAACTTAAAAAATTAAGGAAGATCAAACCTGAACTTTCACAACCTGTAGGGAACACCAATAGGATCGACCCAGGCCTGGAAGAAGGAGTCTTGGTTAACCACTCCAGATTCGGAAGGGGCAAGGTCCTTAAGATAGAAGGGGTAGGGAATGACCGCAAGGCGGAAATCAAGTTTGATCAAGGCGATGTAAAAAAACTACTTCTTAGGTTTGCAAAATTGGAGGTCCTATAA
- a CDS encoding DoxX family protein — protein MKDIGLAFFRIAVSAMMITHGLPKFQKLITGNFEFGDPIGIGAAPSLFLAVIGEFICPILVIIGFKTRFAAIPTAITMAVAGFIAHAADPFGTKEKALLYLVAFITIALLGPGKFSIDKK, from the coding sequence ATGAAAGATATAGGTCTTGCCTTTTTCAGAATTGCTGTTTCTGCCATGATGATAACCCATGGTCTTCCTAAATTTCAAAAATTGATAACTGGGAACTTTGAGTTTGGTGACCCCATTGGAATTGGTGCCGCCCCATCTTTGTTCCTTGCGGTCATTGGAGAGTTTATCTGCCCCATTCTAGTAATTATTGGTTTTAAGACCCGTTTTGCGGCTATACCCACAGCTATCACTATGGCGGTTGCAGGTTTTATAGCACATGCCGCAGATCCTTTTGGCACAAAGGAAAAAGCATTGTTATACTTGGTAGCGTTCATTACCATCGCATTATTGGGACCTGGGAAATTCAGTATTGACAAGAAGTAA
- a CDS encoding glycoside hydrolase family 16 protein: protein MKKYRLSIPFITFSFLMASCQSSSVAEEPLESILPENFETPPTIEDVFAPDYWDDAQLVWSDEFDGTALSAENWKLETGNHGWGNNELQNYISEGNVEVGDGTLKIIAKKETFDGSNYTSARLNSKKEFRYGKMEIRAKIPEYKGKGIWPALWMLGYDINSVGWPACGEIDIMEYVSYSPNEVHFSIHSTANNHVKGTQITSGPVPMETIEEEFHTYGVLWTDKYMKFYIDTAENVQLNFIRPANSNSDNWPFSKPFYFLMNIAVGGNWGGLEGVDNTIFPAVMEVDYVRVYQK, encoded by the coding sequence ATGAAAAAATATAGATTGTCCATTCCGTTTATCACCTTTTCTTTTTTGATGGCATCTTGTCAAAGTTCTTCCGTAGCAGAAGAGCCATTGGAAAGTATTCTTCCTGAAAATTTTGAAACTCCCCCTACTATAGAAGATGTCTTTGCTCCCGATTATTGGGACGATGCACAATTGGTTTGGAGCGATGAATTCGATGGTACGGCACTTTCCGCTGAAAACTGGAAGCTTGAAACCGGGAATCACGGTTGGGGAAACAATGAACTTCAAAATTATATCAGCGAGGGCAATGTGGAAGTTGGCGATGGCACTTTAAAGATCATTGCCAAAAAAGAGACCTTTGATGGGAGTAATTATACTTCCGCGAGATTAAATAGCAAAAAGGAATTCAGGTATGGTAAAATGGAGATTCGCGCTAAAATTCCCGAGTATAAAGGAAAGGGAATTTGGCCGGCTCTTTGGATGTTGGGCTACGATATAAATTCCGTTGGATGGCCAGCCTGTGGCGAAATTGATATTATGGAATATGTGAGCTACAGCCCAAACGAGGTCCATTTTTCTATTCACAGTACAGCAAACAATCATGTAAAGGGCACCCAGATTACTTCTGGACCCGTACCAATGGAAACCATAGAGGAAGAATTTCACACCTATGGCGTCCTTTGGACGGATAAATACATGAAGTTCTATATAGACACTGCGGAAAACGTGCAACTGAACTTCATAAGACCGGCGAATTCCAATTCGGATAATTGGCCCTTTTCAAAGCCTTTTTATTTTTTGATGAATATTGCCGTAGGTGGAAATTGGGGCGGACTTGAAGGTGTGGACAACACTATTTTTCCAGCGGTTATGGAAGTAGATTATGTAAGGGTATATCAGAAATAA
- a CDS encoding L-threonylcarbamoyladenylate synthase: MAELIRIYEENPNPREIAKVVQVLRKGGLVIYPTDTVYGLGCDITNSRALEKIARIKGIKLAKANWSFICADLSNLSDYARQIDTATFKILKRALPGPYTFILPGNNNLPKDFKKKKTVGIRVPDNNIARALVQGLGNPIVSTSIRDDDDVLEYTTDPELIYEKWDNLVDVVIDGGYGGNVASTIIDLSTGFPEVIREGKGGIDII, translated from the coding sequence ATGGCCGAACTTATAAGAATATATGAGGAGAACCCCAATCCCAGAGAGATTGCCAAGGTGGTACAGGTATTGCGAAAAGGGGGACTGGTTATATATCCTACGGATACGGTCTACGGTCTGGGTTGTGACATAACCAATTCAAGGGCCCTTGAAAAAATTGCCCGTATTAAGGGAATAAAATTGGCGAAGGCCAACTGGTCCTTTATTTGTGCGGATCTAAGCAATCTTTCCGATTATGCCCGACAAATTGATACGGCCACTTTTAAGATTCTAAAAAGGGCTTTACCCGGACCCTATACCTTTATTTTACCTGGGAACAACAACTTGCCCAAAGACTTTAAAAAGAAGAAGACCGTGGGAATACGGGTACCGGACAATAACATTGCCAGGGCCTTGGTACAAGGTTTGGGAAATCCCATTGTTTCAACTTCCATTCGGGATGATGATGATGTTTTGGAATACACTACGGATCCAGAACTGATCTATGAAAAGTGGGATAATTTGGTGGATGTTGTGATCGATGGAGGATATGGAGGGAATGTGGCCTCTACCATCATTGATTTGTCCACAGGCTTTCCAGAGGTCATCAGGGAAGGAAAAGGGGGTATTGATATTATTTAG